ACATATGTGATTTACTCACCGCGAAAGCCAGGTTTACCGTTGGCTTTACGCCATTCTTTGACCAGTTGAACGATACCTTCCGGGCTATCGTCCTGTCCGTCTTCAGGGTAAAAGATAAGGTCCGAACCAGAAGGATGTTCGCATAACCTTACAAACTCCAGGATATTTTCCACATCTTCCTGCTCAGTTTCCCCTTCAGCATTAAAGATTTTACGTACAAAGCCCAAAAATTCGTTCTCGGTATAATCAGAGATTTCTTTCCTATCCATCATATTATTTCCTCGATCCTGCGGAATGTATTTCTATGTGGCGCTTCGGGGTTATAACGCCCATATTATCCACATTGTAGACCTCACCACCTTTGCTTATGAGTTTGATGTGATGTATTTCAA
This DNA window, taken from Leclercia adecarboxylata, encodes the following:
- a CDS encoding bacteriocin immunity protein, giving the protein MDRKEISDYTENEFLGFVRKIFNAEGETEQEDVENILEFVRLCEHPSGSDLIFYPEDGQDDSPEGIVQLVKEWRKANGKPGFRGE